One genomic window of Bradyrhizobium sp. CCGE-LA001 includes the following:
- a CDS encoding DUF2239 family protein: MAMISMQRTFTAFQGQRRLVSGAAGEVALIVKRVAPRSDEAIIIFEDATGRSIDFDLRGGDREVLARVAALVPPPVEESTLPSEPRGRGRPKLGVVAREVTLLPRHWEWLNAQAGGASVALRKLVDEARRASGDKDRERQARDAAYHFMSTMAGNLPQFEEASRALFADDRRRFTGLIADWPTDIRDHIVKLAYSDRA; the protein is encoded by the coding sequence ATGGCAATGATTTCAATGCAACGAACTTTTACTGCCTTCCAGGGACAGCGTCGGCTCGTGTCCGGGGCAGCCGGCGAGGTCGCGCTGATCGTCAAGCGGGTGGCGCCACGATCGGACGAAGCGATCATCATCTTTGAGGACGCCACGGGTCGATCGATCGACTTCGATCTGCGCGGCGGCGATCGCGAGGTGCTGGCGCGCGTGGCTGCGCTTGTCCCGCCCCCGGTTGAAGAGAGCACGCTGCCGAGTGAGCCGCGCGGCCGCGGCCGGCCGAAGCTCGGCGTGGTCGCGCGTGAGGTGACCTTGCTGCCGCGGCATTGGGAGTGGCTCAACGCCCAGGCCGGCGGCGCCTCGGTGGCGCTGCGCAAGCTGGTCGATGAAGCCAGGCGCGCGAGCGGCGACAAGGACCGTGAGCGGCAGGCGCGCGATGCGGCCTATCACTTCATGTCGACCATGGCCGGCAATCTGCCGCAGTTCGAGGAAGCCTCGCGGGCGCTGTTCGCAGACGACAGGCGGCGCTTCACCGGGCTGATCGCGGACTGGCCGACCGACATCCGCGATCACATCGTCAAGCTCGCCTACAGCGACCGCGCCTAG
- a CDS encoding glutathione S-transferase family protein, translating to MLTVHHLNNSRSQRVLWLLEELGVPYEIVRYQRQADMRAPRELRAIHPLGKSPVITDNGNTIAESGAIIEYLIATYGNGRLIPPQNTPERLRYTYWLHYAEGSAMQPLLLKLLFTLMPKRAPALLRPLVRKVCNQALTALVNPQLKQHMDYWEGELAKSAWFAGNEFTAADIQMSFPLEAAQARGGLEQGHPKAMAFLERIHARPAYARALEKGGPYQVGR from the coding sequence ATGCTGACCGTTCATCACCTCAACAATTCCCGCTCGCAGCGCGTGCTGTGGCTGCTCGAAGAGTTGGGCGTGCCCTATGAGATCGTGCGCTATCAGCGCCAGGCGGACATGCGCGCGCCGAGGGAGCTGCGCGCGATCCACCCGCTCGGCAAGTCGCCCGTGATCACCGACAACGGCAACACCATCGCCGAGTCGGGCGCGATCATCGAATATCTCATCGCAACCTACGGCAACGGCCGACTGATCCCGCCGCAAAACACGCCGGAGCGTCTGCGCTACACCTATTGGCTGCACTATGCGGAAGGTTCGGCGATGCAGCCGCTGCTCCTCAAGCTGCTGTTCACACTGATGCCGAAGCGGGCGCCCGCACTGCTCCGGCCGCTGGTGCGCAAGGTCTGCAACCAAGCTCTCACGGCGTTGGTCAATCCGCAGCTCAAGCAGCACATGGACTATTGGGAAGGCGAGCTTGCGAAGAGCGCGTGGTTCGCCGGCAACGAGTTTACCGCCGCCGACATCCAGATGAGCTTTCCGCTGGAAGCAGCCCAGGCCCGCGGCGGGCTGGAGCAGGGCCATCCCAAGGCAATGGCATTTCTTGAGCGCATCCACGCGCGCCCGGCCTATGCCAGAGCGCTCGAAAAGGGCGGGCCGTATCAGGTGGGACGGTGA
- a CDS encoding MFS transporter: MTTADPNQRIERAEIEDTSLLAFYRDMNMPERRTFWACAAGWALDGMDFMIYPLVIGTIIALWKVDAASAGLAGTVTLLASAIGGWLGGYLSDHIGRVRTLQITIIWFSFFSLVCAVVQNFDQLLIARALLGLGFGGEWAAGAVLMGEAIRPQYRGRAVGSVQSGWAVGWGLAVLSQAILFSALPAESAWRWMFVIGALPALLVFYIRRSVTEPEISAQARARQAASGDRPALWEIFSGPILKTTILASLMATGCQGGYYAVTFWVPQFLTKERHLSIVGSTGYLATLIIGSFIGYLVGAWLADRIGRRNLFLIFSIGAMAVVLLYTQLPLTNEILWVLGFPLGFFASGYFSGIGAFLTELYPTRLRGSGQGFCYNFGRGIGALFPFLVGALSATTSLANAIAIFAVVAYAVFFIAAFALPETRGRVLHAD, from the coding sequence ATGACCACAGCCGACCCGAACCAGCGCATCGAGCGCGCGGAGATCGAGGACACCAGTCTTCTCGCATTCTATCGCGACATGAACATGCCGGAGCGCCGGACGTTCTGGGCCTGCGCGGCGGGCTGGGCGCTCGACGGCATGGATTTCATGATCTACCCGCTGGTGATCGGCACGATCATCGCGCTGTGGAAGGTCGATGCCGCCTCAGCCGGCCTCGCCGGCACCGTGACGCTGCTGGCCTCGGCAATCGGCGGCTGGCTCGGCGGCTATCTCTCCGACCATATCGGGCGGGTCCGGACGCTGCAGATCACGATCATCTGGTTCTCGTTCTTCTCGCTGGTCTGCGCAGTCGTGCAGAATTTCGACCAGCTCCTGATTGCGCGCGCCCTGCTCGGCCTCGGCTTTGGCGGCGAATGGGCTGCCGGCGCGGTCTTGATGGGCGAGGCGATCCGCCCGCAATATCGTGGGCGCGCCGTCGGCTCGGTGCAGTCGGGCTGGGCGGTCGGCTGGGGTCTCGCGGTGCTGTCGCAGGCGATCCTGTTCTCGGCCCTGCCGGCGGAATCGGCGTGGCGCTGGATGTTCGTGATCGGCGCATTGCCGGCATTGCTCGTATTCTACATCCGCCGCTCGGTCACCGAGCCGGAGATCTCCGCCCAGGCCCGCGCCAGGCAGGCCGCGAGCGGCGATCGTCCGGCGCTTTGGGAGATCTTCTCCGGCCCGATCCTGAAGACAACGATCCTGGCATCGCTGATGGCGACGGGCTGCCAGGGCGGCTATTACGCGGTCACGTTTTGGGTGCCGCAGTTCCTGACCAAGGAGCGGCACCTGTCGATCGTCGGCTCGACCGGCTATCTCGCGACGCTGATCATCGGCTCCTTCATCGGCTATCTCGTCGGCGCCTGGCTCGCCGACCGGATCGGCCGCCGCAATCTGTTCCTGATCTTCTCGATCGGCGCCATGGCGGTGGTGCTGCTGTATACGCAGCTGCCGCTCACCAACGAAATCCTTTGGGTGCTGGGCTTCCCGCTCGGCTTCTTCGCTTCGGGCTATTTCTCGGGGATCGGCGCCTTCCTGACCGAGCTCTATCCGACGCGGCTGCGCGGCTCGGGCCAGGGCTTCTGCTACAATTTCGGGCGCGGCATCGGCGCGCTGTTTCCGTTCCTGGTCGGCGCGCTGTCGGCGACGACGTCGCTCGCAAACGCCATCGCGATCTTCGCCGTGGTGGCTTACGCCGTGTTCTTCATCGCAGCCTTCGCCCTGCCAGAGACACGCGGACGCGTGCTGCACGCGGACTGA
- the ggt gene encoding gamma-glutamyltransferase, with translation MSSYSTRRTLLAVIATVALGLVPATAQDARRGYVPPARDAVRAVAAEHGMVVAQEKISAQVGADILRRGGNAVDAAVATGFAMAVTYPRAGNIGGGGFMVIHSADRNEDITIDYRETAPAATTPQIFLGPDGKPDVTKSRDSALGIGVPGTVAGLALALEKYGSGRFTLTQLLEPAVVLARDGFVVNDDIADTLPGWHRRLARWPSSAKIFSRPDGTPLGQGDRLVQSDLAATLSAVAAQGPRGFYEGPVAEKLAKAVTDAGGIMTPADLKTYQAVIRAPVRGTYRGYDIVSMPLPSSGGVVLVETLNILEGFQLADLKQGSAASLHLLIEAMKRAYADRARYLGDPAFVNAPIETLTAKNYAAKLRAGISTDRATPSKELVSAATTPREGSNTTHFSVVDGRGNAVSNTYTLNFSYGVGLVADGTGVLLNNELDDFTAAVGASNAYGLVGFEANLPGPGKRPLSSMSPTIVLRDGKPVLVTGSPGGSRIISTVLQVIVNVLDYRMDVAAAVATPRLHHQWLPDEVRVENGFPSDVLGELKAMGHIIVEPMGQTSANSILVTSNGPLGAADPRTRGAEAAGQ, from the coding sequence ATGTCGTCATATTCGACACGGCGGACATTGTTGGCCGTCATCGCCACGGTGGCGCTCGGTCTCGTGCCCGCGACGGCCCAGGATGCGCGGCGGGGCTATGTCCCGCCCGCGCGCGACGCAGTGCGTGCCGTCGCCGCCGAGCACGGCATGGTGGTGGCGCAGGAGAAGATTTCCGCGCAGGTCGGCGCCGACATCCTGCGACGCGGCGGCAATGCCGTCGACGCCGCCGTCGCCACCGGCTTTGCAATGGCCGTGACCTATCCGCGAGCTGGCAATATCGGCGGCGGCGGCTTCATGGTGATCCATTCCGCCGATCGCAATGAAGACATCACGATCGACTATCGCGAGACCGCGCCGGCTGCGACCACGCCGCAAATTTTCCTCGGCCCCGATGGCAAGCCTGACGTGACGAAGTCGCGGGATTCCGCGCTCGGCATCGGCGTGCCCGGCACCGTCGCAGGTCTCGCGCTCGCACTGGAAAAATACGGTTCTGGCCGGTTCACGCTGACGCAACTGCTCGAGCCCGCAGTCGTGCTCGCCCGCGACGGCTTCGTCGTCAACGACGACATCGCCGATACGCTACCGGGCTGGCACCGGCGGCTGGCGCGCTGGCCGTCCTCGGCCAAGATCTTCTCGCGCCCCGACGGCACGCCGCTTGGCCAAGGTGACAGGCTGGTGCAGAGCGATCTCGCCGCAACGTTGTCGGCCGTCGCCGCACAGGGGCCGCGCGGCTTCTACGAGGGACCGGTTGCGGAAAAGCTCGCCAAGGCCGTGACTGACGCCGGCGGCATCATGACCCCGGCCGACCTCAAGACTTATCAAGCGGTGATCCGTGCACCGGTGCGCGGCACCTATCGCGGCTACGACATCGTGTCGATGCCGCTGCCCTCGTCCGGCGGCGTGGTGCTGGTGGAGACGCTCAACATCCTCGAAGGCTTTCAGCTCGCCGATCTCAAGCAGGGATCGGCGGCCTCGCTACATCTTTTGATCGAGGCCATGAAGCGCGCCTATGCGGACCGCGCGCGCTATCTCGGCGATCCCGCCTTCGTCAATGCACCAATCGAGACGCTGACCGCGAAGAACTATGCCGCCAAGCTGCGCGCAGGCATCTCCACCGATCGCGCCACGCCGTCGAAGGAGCTCGTATCTGCCGCCACCACGCCGCGCGAAGGCAGCAACACCACGCATTTCTCCGTCGTCGACGGCCGCGGCAATGCCGTCAGCAACACCTACACATTGAACTTCAGCTATGGCGTCGGCCTCGTCGCGGACGGCACCGGCGTTCTGCTCAACAACGAGCTCGACGATTTCACAGCGGCGGTCGGCGCGTCCAATGCCTACGGCCTCGTCGGCTTCGAGGCCAATCTGCCCGGACCCGGAAAACGCCCGCTGTCCTCGATGTCGCCGACCATCGTGCTGCGGGACGGCAAGCCGGTGCTGGTGACGGGCTCTCCCGGTGGGAGCCGCATCATCTCCACCGTGCTCCAGGTGATCGTGAACGTCCTCGACTACAGGATGGACGTCGCGGCTGCCGTCGCCACACCGCGGCTGCATCACCAATGGCTACCGGACGAGGTGCGGGTCGAGAACGGTTTTCCCAGCGACGTGCTGGGTGAGCTGAAGGCGATGGGTCACATCATCGTCGAGCCGATGGGGCAGACCTCGGCCAATTCGATCCTCGTGACGTCTAACGGGCCGCTCGGCGCGGCCGATCCCCGGACGCGCGGCGCGGAGGCCGCGGGGCAATAG
- a CDS encoding MFS transporter, translated as MTTIAPDARMAGVARTYPPRAAVVSWIFFDWAAQPYFTLITTFVFAPYFATAIAPNPATGQSLWGFAMAAAGLAIALLSPVLGAIADASGRRKPWIAGFGAVLVLASSTLWIGKPGDVTIIPLVLTAVALASVGAEFATLFNNAMMPTLVPPERIGRLSGTGWATGYIGGIVSLIIVLGLLAANPETGRTLLGFTPLFGLDPITRQGDRAAGPLTALWFIIFVTPMFLFTPDYPAKRPLGEALGKGLAELKQSIRSLPKQKSLAAFLLANMIYTDGLVSLFAFGGIYAAGTFGWHTIQIGTFGIMLAIAGAFGAWLGGKIDDRLGPRRVIAGSLLILLLSVAAILLVDKDSVLFVKVAPPQPGAGLFSSAAERAYLVLGCLIGAAGGPLQAASRTLLIRLAPKDRIAQYFGLFALTGKVTSFIGPLLIGMITAATASQKAGMAVLVVFFVAGLGLLMRVRGE; from the coding sequence ATGACGACGATCGCCCCGGATGCGCGCATGGCCGGCGTGGCGCGGACCTATCCGCCGCGCGCCGCCGTCGTCAGCTGGATCTTTTTCGATTGGGCCGCGCAGCCATATTTCACGCTGATCACGACCTTCGTGTTCGCGCCCTATTTCGCGACAGCCATCGCGCCAAATCCCGCGACCGGTCAATCCTTGTGGGGCTTTGCGATGGCGGCCGCGGGCCTTGCGATCGCTCTGTTGTCGCCTGTGCTCGGCGCCATCGCGGACGCTTCGGGTCGCAGGAAACCGTGGATCGCAGGTTTCGGCGCCGTGCTGGTGCTGGCATCATCCACGCTGTGGATCGGCAAGCCCGGCGATGTCACCATCATTCCGCTGGTGCTCACCGCAGTTGCGCTCGCCAGCGTCGGTGCGGAGTTCGCCACGCTCTTCAACAATGCGATGATGCCGACCCTGGTCCCGCCGGAACGGATCGGCCGTCTCTCCGGTACCGGCTGGGCCACGGGTTACATCGGGGGCATCGTCAGCCTGATCATCGTGCTCGGCCTGCTCGCTGCCAATCCCGAGACCGGCCGCACGCTGCTCGGCTTCACGCCGCTGTTCGGGCTCGATCCCATCACGCGTCAGGGCGATCGTGCCGCCGGGCCGTTGACCGCGCTCTGGTTCATCATCTTCGTGACACCGATGTTCCTATTCACGCCCGACTATCCGGCGAAACGTCCGCTGGGGGAGGCGCTGGGCAAAGGGCTGGCGGAGCTGAAGCAATCGATCAGGAGCCTGCCGAAGCAGAAGTCGCTTGCGGCGTTCCTGCTCGCCAACATGATCTACACCGACGGGCTGGTGTCGCTGTTTGCCTTCGGCGGCATTTATGCCGCCGGCACGTTCGGCTGGCACACGATCCAGATCGGCACGTTCGGCATCATGCTCGCAATCGCCGGCGCGTTCGGCGCCTGGCTCGGCGGCAAGATCGACGATCGTCTCGGGCCGCGGCGCGTGATCGCCGGCAGCCTGCTGATCCTGCTGCTGTCGGTGGCGGCGATCCTGCTGGTCGACAAGGACAGCGTGCTGTTCGTCAAGGTCGCGCCGCCGCAGCCGGGTGCGGGCCTGTTCTCGAGCGCCGCGGAGCGCGCCTATCTGGTGCTGGGCTGCCTGATCGGCGCGGCCGGCGGCCCATTGCAAGCCGCCTCTCGCACGCTGTTGATCCGGCTGGCACCGAAGGACCGCATTGCGCAGTACTTTGGCCTGTTCGCATTGACGGGGAAGGTGACGTCCTTCATCGGCCCGCTCCTGATCGGCATGATCACCGCGGCAACCGCGAGCCAGAAGGCCGGCATGGCTGTGCTGGTGGTGTTCTTCGTCGCGGGATTGGGGCTGTTGATGCGGGTGCGGGGAGAATAG
- the purH gene encoding bifunctional phosphoribosylaminoimidazolecarboxamide formyltransferase/IMP cyclohydrolase, whose protein sequence is MTDHPRRVTRALLSVSDKTGLIEFAKALAAHDVELVSTGGTAKAIAAAGLKVKDVSDLTGFPEMMDGRVKTLHPKVHGGLLAIRDNKEHAEAMKAHGIAPIDLLVVNLYPFEATVDKGAGFEDCIENIDIGGPAMIRAAAKNHDDVAVVVEAEDYKAVLDELAANNGATTLQLRRRLAAKAYARTAAYDAAISNWFNRQLVIDAPDFRAFGGRLIQSLRYGENPHQTAAFYATPDKRPGVSTARQLQGKELSYNNINDTDAAYECIGEFDATRTAACVIVKHANPCGVAEGANLVDAYRKALACDSTSAFGGIIAMNRPLDADTAREITKIFTEVIIAPEATEEAIAIIGGKKNLRLLLAGSLPDPRAPGLTAKTVAGGLLVQSRDNAVVDDMTFKVVTKRSPTDAEMRDLKFAFRVAKHVKSNTIIYAKDLATVGIGAGQMSRVDSARIAARKAQDAAGELKLAEPLTKGSVVASDAFFPFADGMLACIEAGATAVVQPGGSMRDDEVIKAADEHGIAMVFTGTRHFRH, encoded by the coding sequence ATGACTGACCATCCCCGCCGCGTCACCCGCGCCCTGCTTTCCGTTTCCGACAAGACCGGCCTGATCGAGTTCGCCAAGGCACTGGCCGCGCATGATGTCGAGCTGGTCTCGACTGGCGGCACCGCGAAAGCGATTGCCGCGGCCGGCCTCAAGGTGAAGGACGTCTCCGACCTCACCGGCTTCCCCGAGATGATGGACGGCCGCGTCAAGACGCTGCATCCCAAGGTGCATGGCGGGCTGCTCGCGATCCGCGACAACAAGGAGCATGCCGAGGCGATGAAGGCGCACGGCATCGCGCCGATCGACCTGCTCGTCGTCAACCTCTATCCGTTCGAGGCGACCGTCGACAAAGGCGCCGGCTTCGAGGACTGCATCGAGAACATCGACATCGGCGGCCCCGCGATGATCCGCGCCGCCGCCAAGAACCATGACGACGTCGCCGTCGTGGTCGAGGCAGAGGACTACAAGGCCGTGCTCGACGAGCTCGCCGCCAACAACGGCGCGACCACGCTGCAGCTGCGCCGGCGCCTTGCCGCAAAGGCCTATGCGCGCACCGCGGCCTATGACGCCGCGATCTCGAACTGGTTCAACCGCCAGCTCGTGATCGACGCGCCCGATTTCCGCGCCTTCGGCGGCCGGCTGATCCAATCGCTGCGGTACGGTGAGAACCCGCACCAGACCGCGGCGTTCTATGCGACGCCGGACAAGCGCCCGGGCGTCTCCACCGCGCGGCAGCTGCAGGGCAAGGAGCTTTCCTACAACAACATCAACGACACCGACGCGGCCTATGAATGCATCGGCGAGTTCGATGCCACGCGCACCGCAGCCTGCGTCATCGTCAAGCACGCGAATCCCTGCGGCGTGGCAGAGGGCGCAAACCTCGTCGACGCCTATCGCAAGGCGCTCGCCTGCGATTCCACCTCCGCCTTCGGCGGGATCATCGCGATGAACCGCCCGCTCGACGCCGACACCGCGCGCGAGATCACGAAGATCTTCACCGAGGTGATCATTGCGCCCGAAGCCACCGAGGAGGCCATCGCCATCATCGGAGGAAAGAAGAACCTGCGCCTGCTGCTCGCCGGCAGCCTGCCCGATCCGCGCGCGCCCGGCCTCACCGCCAAGACCGTCGCCGGCGGCCTGCTGGTGCAGAGCCGCGACAATGCCGTGGTCGACGACATGACCTTCAAGGTCGTGACCAAGCGCTCGCCCACGGATGCCGAGATGCGCGACCTGAAGTTTGCGTTCCGGGTGGCCAAGCACGTCAAGTCCAACACCATCATCTACGCCAAGGATCTCGCCACGGTCGGCATCGGCGCGGGCCAGATGAGCCGGGTCGACTCAGCGCGTATCGCGGCGCGCAAGGCACAGGATGCGGCGGGTGAGCTGAAGCTCGCCGAGCCGCTGACCAAGGGCTCTGTCGTGGCGTCAGATGCGTTCTTCCCCTTTGCCGACGGCATGCTCGCCTGCATCGAGGCCGGCGCGACCGCCGTGGTCCAGCCCGGCGGCTCGATGCGCGATGATGAGGTGATCAAGGCTGCCGACGAGCACGGCATCGCCATGGTGTTCACGGGAACGCGGCACTTCAGGCATTAG
- a CDS encoding heparinase II/III family protein, with translation MNRFARNMLARASGGSIAMSRVWPSRTDRLIIAPHDLRTADATRAAEIYAGRFVFAGKIVNCHGRSIFDLEPPSEDWEVALLGFGWLRHLRAADTALTRANARALVEDWISNPANKRRPVARRADVLARRVISLLSQAPLVLNDTDNKFYRRYLRALAREIRFLRYTMVNIPDGVPKLQVLIALCYAALCLANQARHIRSASKKLSDELQRQILPDGGHISRNPGALIDLLIDLLPLRQTFAARNIAPPPALLNAIDRMMPMLRFFRHGDGNFALFNGMSATPSDLLATLLAYDDTHGSPMANMPHTGFQRLDAGQTTVIIDTGPPPPAGISHDAHAGCLSFELSSGISRIVTNCGMPTTGRDNWRPFARGTAAHSTLTYHETSSCQFVEMSAMKRLLHGAPVTSGPVEVESYREIVQNGTLLTTSHDGYLAKFGAIHRRVLMIANDGARIDGEDTLSPPQGGRFKGADADFALRFHLHPAVKASRLSDARGVMLVLPNRDVWTFEALDDKVDLEDSVFLAGNDGPRRTAQIVIRQDARQAPSIRWSFVRSTASPAVTNARRNARREPELPL, from the coding sequence ATGAACCGCTTCGCGCGGAACATGCTCGCGCGCGCGAGCGGCGGGTCCATCGCGATGTCGCGGGTCTGGCCGAGCCGCACCGACCGGCTGATCATCGCGCCGCATGATTTGCGCACCGCGGATGCGACCCGCGCCGCCGAGATCTATGCCGGCCGCTTCGTCTTCGCCGGCAAGATCGTCAATTGCCACGGCCGCTCGATCTTCGATCTCGAACCGCCGTCGGAGGATTGGGAGGTCGCTCTGCTCGGCTTCGGCTGGCTACGGCATCTGCGTGCCGCCGACACCGCGCTGACGCGGGCCAATGCGCGTGCGCTGGTCGAGGACTGGATCTCGAACCCCGCCAACAAGCGCCGTCCGGTGGCGCGGCGCGCCGACGTGCTGGCACGGCGCGTGATCTCGCTGTTGTCGCAGGCACCTCTGGTGCTCAACGACACCGACAACAAGTTCTACCGCCGCTATTTGCGCGCGCTCGCACGCGAGATCCGCTTCCTGCGCTACACGATGGTCAACATTCCCGATGGCGTGCCGAAGCTGCAGGTGCTGATCGCGCTGTGCTACGCGGCGCTGTGCCTCGCCAACCAGGCGCGCCACATCCGCAGCGCCTCGAAGAAGCTTTCGGACGAATTGCAGCGACAGATCCTGCCCGACGGCGGGCACATCTCGCGCAACCCGGGCGCGCTAATCGACCTCCTGATCGACCTGTTGCCGCTGCGGCAGACCTTTGCCGCGCGCAACATCGCGCCGCCGCCGGCGCTGCTCAACGCGATCGACCGCATGATGCCGATGCTGCGCTTCTTCCGGCACGGCGACGGCAATTTCGCGCTGTTCAACGGCATGAGCGCGACGCCGTCCGACCTGCTCGCGACGCTGCTCGCCTATGACGACACCCATGGCTCGCCGATGGCGAACATGCCGCATACCGGCTTCCAGCGCCTCGACGCCGGCCAGACCACCGTGATTATCGACACCGGCCCGCCGCCGCCGGCCGGCATCAGCCACGACGCGCATGCCGGCTGCCTGTCGTTCGAGCTGTCCTCCGGCATCAGCCGCATCGTCACCAATTGCGGCATGCCGACCACGGGCCGCGACAATTGGCGACCCTTCGCGCGCGGCACCGCGGCGCATTCGACGCTGACCTATCACGAGACCTCCTCATGCCAGTTCGTGGAGATGTCGGCGATGAAGCGCCTGTTGCACGGCGCGCCCGTCACCAGCGGTCCGGTCGAGGTCGAGAGCTATCGCGAAATCGTGCAGAACGGCACGCTGCTGACGACCTCCCATGACGGCTATCTCGCCAAGTTCGGCGCGATCCATCGCCGCGTGCTGATGATCGCCAATGACGGCGCGCGCATCGACGGCGAGGACACACTGTCGCCGCCGCAGGGCGGGCGCTTCAAGGGCGCGGATGCCGATTTCGCTCTGCGCTTCCATCTGCATCCGGCGGTGAAGGCGAGCCGGCTGTCGGATGCCCGCGGTGTCATGCTGGTGCTGCCGAACCGCGACGTCTGGACCTTCGAAGCCTTGGACGACAAGGTCGACCTCGAGGACAGCGTGTTCCTGGCCGGCAATGACGGGCCGCGCCGCACCGCGCAGATCGTGATCCGGCAGGACGCGCGGCAGGCGCCCTCGATCCGCTGGAGCTTCGTGCGGTCCACGGCCTCGCCGGCCGTCACCAATGCCCGGCGAAATGCGCGGCGGGAGCCGGAACTGCCGCTGTAA
- a CDS encoding RsmB/NOP family class I SAM-dependent RNA methyltransferase, whose protein sequence is MPSQRFAPPSEVPGLAARRIAADIVDGVLHKHRTLDDQLDGGGAHPGLKTLADRDRALMRRLVATVLRRLGTLGHVLSRLLDKGIPSDAPRAQSALLIGAAQILWMDVPDHAAVDLSVRLVQSDRRAARYAGLVNAVLRRCAREGKALVEEVATQTLDLPPWLLARWSTHYGEATARDMALALGHEPSLDLTVKSDAAQWASRLHGETLPTGTVRMLLHGSVTMLPGFAEGQWWVQDAAAALPARLFGDIKGKSIADLCAAPGGKTAQLALSGAHVTAIDRSPARVARLRENLGRLSLQAETVVADAVEWPGPADAFDGILIDAPCTSTGTIRRHPDVAWLRQESDIAALTALQQRLLQKSVSLLKPGGTLVYCTCSLEPEEGEHAIAALLAAEPALRRVPIEASEVAGLDEILTGEGDLRTLPSHLPNADPKLGGLDGFYAARLVKS, encoded by the coding sequence ATGCCATCTCAACGTTTCGCTCCTCCATCCGAAGTGCCAGGTCTTGCGGCGCGCCGGATTGCCGCCGACATCGTCGACGGTGTGCTGCACAAGCACCGCACGCTTGACGATCAGCTCGACGGCGGCGGCGCCCATCCCGGATTGAAAACGCTGGCCGACCGCGACCGTGCGCTGATGCGTCGCCTGGTGGCGACCGTGCTGCGCCGGCTCGGCACGCTCGGCCATGTGCTATCCCGTCTGCTCGACAAGGGCATTCCCTCCGACGCGCCGCGCGCGCAGAGTGCGCTTCTGATCGGCGCTGCGCAGATCCTCTGGATGGACGTGCCCGATCACGCCGCCGTCGATCTCTCCGTTCGCCTCGTGCAATCCGACCGGCGCGCCGCGCGTTATGCCGGTCTCGTCAATGCCGTGCTGCGCCGCTGCGCGCGCGAGGGCAAGGCCTTGGTCGAGGAAGTCGCCACGCAAACGCTTGACCTGCCGCCATGGCTGCTCGCGCGCTGGAGCACGCATTATGGCGAGGCGACCGCAAGAGACATGGCGCTCGCGCTCGGCCACGAGCCGTCGCTCGACCTGACCGTGAAATCGGATGCCGCGCAATGGGCCAGCCGGCTGCATGGCGAGACGCTGCCGACCGGAACGGTGCGGATGCTGCTGCATGGCTCGGTGACGATGCTGCCGGGCTTCGCCGAGGGACAATGGTGGGTGCAGGATGCCGCCGCCGCGCTGCCCGCCCGGCTGTTTGGCGATATCAAAGGCAAGTCCATCGCCGATCTCTGCGCCGCCCCGGGCGGCAAGACCGCGCAGCTGGCGCTATCAGGCGCGCATGTCACGGCCATCGACCGCTCACCCGCCCGCGTGGCGCGACTGCGTGAAAACCTCGGGCGGTTGTCGCTCCAGGCCGAGACCGTCGTCGCTGACGCCGTGGAATGGCCCGGCCCTGCGGATGCCTTCGACGGCATCCTGATCGACGCGCCCTGCACCTCGACCGGCACGATCCGCCGTCATCCCGATGTGGCCTGGCTCCGGCAGGAATCCGACATCGCCGCCCTGACCGCGCTCCAGCAGCGGCTGCTGCAAAAATCCGTCTCGCTGCTCAAACCCGGAGGGACGCTGGTCTATTGCACCTGTTCGCTGGAACCCGAAGAGGGCGAGCACGCCATCGCCGCGCTGCTGGCCGCAGAGCCCGCGCTTCGCCGCGTCCCGATCGAGGCGTCGGAGGTCGCGGGTCTCGACGAAATCCTCACCGGAGAAGGCGATCTGCGTACTTTGCCCAGCCATCTGCCGAACGCCGATCCCAAGCTCGGCGGGCTCGACGGATTCTACGCGGCTCGGCTCGTTAAATCCTGA
- a CDS encoding DUF1674 domain-containing protein, with amino-acid sequence MSDQPTIPDRKQLPPAAQRALAEAEARRATAAAHAEAAPRELQGPKGPEPTRYGDWERKGIASDF; translated from the coding sequence ATGAGTGACCAGCCCACTATTCCCGATCGCAAGCAGCTCCCGCCGGCCGCTCAACGCGCCTTGGCTGAAGCCGAAGCGCGACGGGCTACGGCTGCAGCACATGCCGAGGCGGCACCCAGGGAACTGCAGGGACCAAAGGGGCCCGAGCCAACCCGCTACGGCGATTGGGAGCGCAAGGGCATCGCGTCGGACTTTTAA